The Spinacia oleracea cultivar Varoflay chromosome 2, BTI_SOV_V1, whole genome shotgun sequence DNA segment ACTCAAACCCAGATTCAAACCACAACCACGTTTATGAGTAGTGATGATATTGTTGGGTCAATCGACAACGAAAAAGAGCTTCTAGATTTTGTTGATGGTAGTAATGGTAAGAAAACAGGTAAGAAAACAGACAAGGAGAGGTCATGTTTTCTTACAATATGTAACAAGCCAGAAAGAGGGGAAGACTATACAATACTACAAGCACTTTTAAGCATGGATATGGGTATTTTGTTCCTATCTACATTATgcgggttagggtcaagtttaACCGCTGTTGATAATTTGGGTCAAATAGGAGAATCATTGGGTTACCCAAATAAAACAATCAGCTCATTTGTATCTCTAGTTAGTATATGGAACTATTTTGGTCGGGTCTTTGCCGGGTTTGTATCCGAAGCCCTCTTAGCCAAATGGAAGATCCCAAGACCGTTAATGTTAACCCTAGTTCTAATGCTAGCTTGTGTGGGCCATCTCCTCATCGCGTTCCCCATCCCAGGATCCGTTTACATTGCATCGGTGATAATCGGGTTCTCATTCGGAGCACAATTACCTCTTTTGTTCGCCATCATTTCGGAGTTGTTCGGGCTCAAGTATTACTCAACATTGTTCAATTGTGGACAGTTGGCTAGCCCACTTGGGTCGTACATTCTTAATGTTAAGGTGACGGGAATGTTGTATGATAAGGCGGCTTTAAAAGAGTTGGCTAAGAAAGGTTTAAAAAGGTCGGATGTTAAGGAATTAACTTGTTTAGGGTCACATTGTTATAGGTTGTCGTTTATTGTTTTGGCTTGTGTTACATTTTTTGGTGCATTGGTTTCATTTATATTGGTGGTACGAACTCGTGAATTTTACAAAGGTGATATCTATAAGAAGTTTAGAGAGCAAGCAGAGGCAGCAGATAAGGAGAAGGCGCTCGTGCCCGTCAACACAAACAACAAGCTGAACAACTAGTGTTAA contains these protein-coding regions:
- the LOC110775320 gene encoding uncharacterized protein; protein product: MTESKGGETMNFAVQVVKGRWFTVFASFLIMSGAGATYLFAIYTKEIKSSLGYDQSTLNLLGFFKDLGANVGVFSGLIAEVIPTWAVLLIGSGMNFAGYFMVWLAVTYKISRPKVWHMCLYIMIGANSQNFANTGALVTCVKNFPESRGIMLGLLKGFVGLSGAVMTQIYLAIYGNNDSKSLILLIAWLPAAISVVFVYTIRTLRVSRQPNEVKVFYHFLYVSIGLALFLMAMIILQKFITFSKEAYAGSATVVCATLFLPLLIAVREEYLIRTQTQIQTTTTFMSSDDIVGSIDNEKELLDFVDGSNGKKTGKKTDKERSCFLTICNKPERGEDYTILQALLSMDMGILFLSTLCGLGSSLTAVDNLGQIGESLGYPNKTISSFVSLVSIWNYFGRVFAGFVSEALLAKWKIPRPLMLTLVLMLACVGHLLIAFPIPGSVYIASVIIGFSFGAQLPLLFAIISELFGLKYYSTLFNCGQLASPLGSYILNVKVTGMLYDKAALKELAKKGLKRSDVKELTCLGSHCYRLSFIVLACVTFFGALVSFILVVRTREFYKGDIYKKFREQAEAADKEKALVPVNTNNKLNN